From Micromonospora nigra, one genomic window encodes:
- a CDS encoding spore coat protein, whose protein sequence is MSTVRVGLRCDAGPWRGVGHLVRCLALGEELLRRGVPVEVFGSVDGVDWAVDQLLDRGIGLCPGPDTPAGLVDAARRHHLDAVVLDSYELDPAGAGALRAAGVTTLAIVDGDPRGQDADLYLDQNVGATTVVPGGRLLAGSAYALLRDSVVAARPAAPRPATDVDRPRVLAFFGGTDAAGAAAPLARLLLSTGRPMELTVVVGRPEVAADLAALTPAPGQSLRPVPPTGGLPALIDAADLVVSAAGTSTWELCCLGAPSALVCVVDNQREAYHRVVGAGLAAGLGELPALTADGDRARAGAGTLARLLASGRDRAALSARAWAAVDGLGRVRVADALLDTVARRGIERVY, encoded by the coding sequence CTGAGCACGGTACGGGTGGGCCTGCGCTGCGACGCTGGTCCGTGGCGCGGGGTGGGCCACCTGGTGCGTTGCCTGGCTCTGGGCGAGGAACTGCTGCGCCGGGGCGTGCCGGTCGAGGTGTTCGGCTCGGTCGACGGGGTCGACTGGGCCGTCGACCAACTCCTCGACCGTGGCATCGGGCTGTGCCCCGGGCCCGACACCCCGGCCGGGCTGGTCGACGCCGCCCGCCGGCACCACCTCGACGCGGTCGTGCTCGACTCGTACGAGCTGGACCCGGCCGGGGCGGGCGCGCTGCGCGCGGCGGGCGTGACGACGCTGGCCATCGTCGACGGCGACCCCCGCGGCCAGGACGCCGACCTGTACCTGGACCAGAACGTCGGCGCGACGACCGTCGTGCCCGGCGGGCGGCTGCTCGCCGGCAGCGCGTACGCCCTGCTGCGGGACTCGGTGGTCGCCGCCCGGCCGGCCGCGCCCCGCCCCGCCACGGACGTCGACCGGCCCCGGGTGCTGGCGTTCTTCGGCGGCACCGACGCCGCCGGGGCCGCAGCGCCGCTGGCCCGGCTGCTGCTGTCGACCGGGCGGCCCATGGAGCTGACCGTCGTCGTGGGCCGCCCCGAGGTCGCGGCGGACCTGGCGGCGCTCACGCCGGCGCCGGGGCAGTCGCTGCGCCCGGTGCCGCCGACCGGTGGGCTGCCCGCCCTGATCGACGCGGCCGACCTGGTGGTCAGCGCCGCCGGCACGTCGACCTGGGAGCTGTGCTGCCTGGGGGCGCCGTCGGCGCTGGTCTGCGTGGTGGACAACCAGCGTGAGGCGTACCACCGGGTGGTCGGGGCCGGCCTGGCCGCCGGCCTCGGCGAGTTGCCGGCTCTGACGGCGGACGGGGACCGGGCGCGGGCGGGCGCCGGCACGCTGGCGCGGCTGCTGGCCTCGGGCCGGGACCGGGCGGCCCTGTCGGCACGGGCCTGGGCGGCGGTCGACGGGCTCGGCCGGGTC
- a CDS encoding glycosyltransferase family protein, producing MTDRPTTRSGTAGTGADCRIVGIVQARMGSARLPGKVLRPLAGRSVLGRVVRAARDSGVLADLVVATSTDPVDDAVAAECARLDVACHRGPVDDVLTRFVGALDAHPGDAVMRFTADCPLLDPEIVALVATVYWAVPGLDYASTSIARTLPRGLDVEIVRADALRTLDRLATGHHRVHVTSYAYARPELFRVLGVTLTPDRSDLRLTLDTEQDWALLRAVTDHFGDVSVPLAKLADWLDGQPGLRALNAGVRQKRLEES from the coding sequence GTGACCGACCGTCCGACGACCCGATCCGGCACCGCGGGCACCGGAGCGGACTGCCGGATCGTCGGGATCGTGCAGGCCCGGATGGGCTCGGCACGACTGCCCGGGAAGGTGCTGCGGCCCCTGGCCGGGCGCAGCGTGCTCGGCCGGGTGGTCCGCGCCGCCCGGGACAGCGGGGTGCTCGCCGACCTGGTCGTGGCCACCAGCACCGACCCCGTCGACGACGCCGTCGCCGCCGAGTGCGCCCGGCTGGACGTGGCCTGCCACCGGGGGCCCGTCGACGACGTGCTGACCCGCTTCGTGGGCGCGCTCGACGCCCACCCCGGCGACGCGGTCATGCGGTTCACCGCCGACTGCCCGCTGCTCGACCCGGAGATCGTGGCGCTGGTCGCCACCGTGTACTGGGCCGTGCCGGGGCTGGACTACGCCAGCACCTCCATCGCCCGCACGCTGCCCCGGGGGCTCGACGTGGAGATCGTCCGGGCCGACGCGCTGCGTACCCTGGACCGGCTCGCCACCGGCCACCACCGGGTGCACGTCACCTCGTACGCGTACGCTCGACCGGAGCTGTTCCGGGTGCTCGGGGTGACCCTCACCCCGGACCGCTCCGACCTGCGGCTCACCCTGGACACCGAACAGGACTGGGCGCTGCTGCGCGCGGTGACCGACCACTTCGGCGACGTCAGCGTGCCGCTGGCGAAACTCGCCGACTGGCTGGACGGGCAGCCCGGGCTACGCGCCCTCAACGCGGGCGTACGACAGAAGCGGCTGGAGGAGTCCTGA